Proteins encoded within one genomic window of Amorphoplanes friuliensis DSM 7358:
- a CDS encoding polyprenyl synthetase family protein, protein MTVGMAPETDAAGLARRCESALIEYLDRQRPHWPDGTPAGVLDAVRRFVLADGKRLRPMFCYWGWRGAGQPDSPQIVVAAAALELFHAFALIHDDIMDGSTLRRGQPTVHRHFADVHTRHSWRGEAVRYGHSAALLCGDLCAAWADHMLHESGLPVEWIHRGYRLFTVMRTEVIAGQYLDLVSGVGDGSVAGALTVIRMKAARYTVTRPLQIGAALAGAPDDLQTALQDFGDPLGDAFQLRDDVLGVFGDPAVTGKPVIDDLREGKPTVMIAMARDRADRPQAARIRQLFGDPALDDTGAGELRDIIVATGARQRIEDLISQRASEAMAALAGAPLTPDARTALAALASSVVARHR, encoded by the coding sequence TGCGAGTCGGCGCTCATCGAATACCTCGACCGGCAGCGCCCGCACTGGCCCGACGGCACGCCGGCCGGTGTGCTCGACGCCGTCCGCCGGTTCGTCCTCGCCGACGGCAAGCGTCTGCGCCCGATGTTCTGCTACTGGGGCTGGCGCGGTGCCGGGCAACCCGACAGCCCGCAGATCGTCGTCGCCGCGGCCGCCCTGGAGCTGTTCCACGCGTTCGCCCTGATCCACGACGACATCATGGACGGCAGCACCCTGCGCCGCGGCCAGCCGACCGTCCACCGCCACTTCGCCGACGTCCACACCCGCCACTCCTGGCGCGGCGAGGCCGTCCGGTACGGCCACAGCGCCGCCCTGCTCTGCGGTGACCTGTGCGCCGCCTGGGCCGACCACATGCTCCACGAGTCGGGCCTGCCGGTCGAATGGATCCACCGCGGCTACCGCCTCTTCACCGTCATGCGGACCGAGGTCATCGCCGGGCAGTACCTGGACCTCGTCTCGGGGGTGGGCGACGGTTCGGTCGCGGGTGCGCTGACCGTCATCCGGATGAAGGCTGCGCGCTACACCGTGACCCGCCCGCTGCAGATCGGCGCGGCGCTCGCGGGTGCCCCCGACGACCTCCAGACGGCCCTGCAGGACTTCGGTGACCCGCTCGGCGACGCCTTCCAGCTGCGCGACGACGTCCTGGGCGTCTTCGGCGACCCGGCGGTCACGGGCAAACCGGTGATCGACGACCTCCGCGAGGGCAAGCCGACTGTCATGATCGCAATGGCCCGGGACCGCGCCGACCGCCCGCAGGCCGCCCGCATCCGGCAGCTCTTCGGCGACCCCGCACTCGACGACACCGGTGCCGGGGAGCTCCGCGACATCATCGTCGCGACCGGTGCCCGGCAACGGATCGAGGACCTGATCTCCCAGCGGGCGTCCGAGGCCATGGCTGCCCTCGCCGGTGCCCCGTTGACGCCTGACGCCCGTACGGCCCTCGCCGCCCTGGCGTCCTCGGTCGTCGCCCGCCACCGCTGA